DNA sequence from the Neosynechococcus sphagnicola sy1 genome:
AATAACAGTTGTAGCGGGGCCTCAGAGGGGATAGATCTGTCAGCAGGTACCTGCATGCAACCACTCTCTGGTTCTACTACGAAGGATTAGAGGAGATTAGTTAATGATATCTATTAAGATTACCTTGTTCTCAGAGTTCCCATGCCATCAATATCCCATGACAGGGAGCCTGGGCACAGCAGAATCTTCAATCATCGATTAAAAATCCTGTGTGGATACAATCAGGTAAACTTATAGTCTGCAACAAACTGGCTCTGTGGAGGGTAAATTATGACCCAGCGCCCTATTATTTTAGGCATCGTTGGCGATAGCGCCGCTGGCAAAACAACGTTAACCCGTGGGATTGCCCAAGTGCTTGGGGAAGAAAACGTCACGGTGATCTGTACCGATGACTACCACCGCTACGATCGCCAACAGCGAACAGCAATGGGAATTACAGCTCTGCATCCAGACTGTAATTATCTAGATATCATGCAACAGCATCTATCCCTCTTGAGAACAGGGCAACCAATCCTGAAGCCAGTTTACAGCCATAAGACCGGCTCCTTCGAGCCACCGCAATACATTCAACCCAGTAAAATCGTTATCATTGAGGGCTTACTGGGCTATTCCACGCGCGGGGCACGGGATTGCTACGATGTCAAAGTCTATCTGGCTCCGCCAGAGGAGTTACGCTATCAGTGGAAGGTGAAGCGGGATACCCTCAAGCGTGGCTATACCTCGGAGCAAGTTCTAGCTGAGTTAGAGAAGCGAGAACCGGATTCTGAAAACTACATTCGTCCCCAACGTCGCTGGGCCGATCTAGTGGTCAGTTTCTATCCTCCAAATCTGGATGCCGAACAAAATAATACCCACTTAAATGTGCGGTT
Encoded proteins:
- a CDS encoding phosphoribulokinase; translated protein: MTQRPIILGIVGDSAAGKTTLTRGIAQVLGEENVTVICTDDYHRYDRQQRTAMGITALHPDCNYLDIMQQHLSLLRTGQPILKPVYSHKTGSFEPPQYIQPSKIVIIEGLLGYSTRGARDCYDVKVYLAPPEELRYQWKVKRDTLKRGYTSEQVLAELEKREPDSENYIRPQRRWADLVVSFYPPNLDAEQNNTHLNVRLVLRPTLPHPDLLPLVDQISEAGAAIRLGLDRDMGKPVDVLEIDGHATSEQVSHLERLICGDMPNLKTVCSRESNPEIGKLIGTTGETLQSYPLALTQLLLVYHILKATQPHP